The genome window TGGTGTCCAGCTCAACAGATCTGCACCAGGATGCCCCTCGCAGGAGGTGTCGAGAGGGCAGATGGAGTTCCCCTTGTGATTACTACCCCTGTGCATTCAATTATTGAATGGCCGTCTCCAGGGGAAGGTCAGCCCATCTCTGCGTGAATTTATCGGCATTCTCTTGCCTTCGTGTGCTATCAGGACCTTGTTGGGAGGACTCAGTAGCGGGAAGGGTTGAGGTGTTGGAAAGGCTCGGGATGACGGGCTTGTTGAACGATCTTCACGCCGACGCTTGCCCCGATGCGGGTCGCACCCGCCGCGATTAATTTCCGGGCGAGTTCGGCATCGCGGATGCCACCGGCGGCTTTCACGCCCATCTCGGGACCAACCACCCGGCGCATGAGAGCGACGTCCTCGATCGTCGCCCCTCCTTTGCTGAAACCGGTCGAAGTCTTGACGAAATCCGCCCCCGCGTGCTTGGCCAGCAGACAGGCTTTCACTTTTTCTTCGTCCGTGAGCAAGGCCGTCTCGATGATGACCTTGCAAAGCGCATCATGTTCGTGGCAGGCCTCGACGACCAGCCGAATGTCCCGTTCCACCAGCTCATCCTCACCTGACTTCAAGGCGCCGATATTGATGACCATATCAATTTCGCGGGCGCCGTCGAAGATAGCCCGTCGCGCTTCGTAGGCTTTGACGTCGGGCAGCGTCGCTCCCAGGGGAAACCCCACAACCGTGCAGGGCTTCACCGGGGAGCCCCGCAATCGCGCCGCGACTTCCCGAATCCACACGGGATTGACGACCACCGCGGCAAACCCATAGCGCAGCGCCTCCTCGCAGATCTGGATGATTTCGCTTCGTTGCGCCTCCGGCTTGAGCAGCGTGTGATCAATATAGCGGGCCAGATCGAGGGCGGAATCGGCAGGTTCGGGTTTGCCGCCCAATCGCTCGCCTCCCAGAGCGATGACGGCGCGGAGATCCTCGGGCTGCTTGAGAAAACACTCCGAGGGACTCGGACACTCGATAAGCTCCACCTGCTGGAGCCTGGCCAGAATCGCATCCGTGATCTCGCTGATGAG of Blastocatellia bacterium contains these proteins:
- the deoC gene encoding deoxyribose-phosphate aldolase, with amino-acid sequence MGGKPEPADSALDLARYIDHTLLKPEAQRSEIIQICEEALRYGFAAVVVNPVWIREVAARLRGSPVKPCTVVGFPLGATLPDVKAYEARRAIFDGAREIDMVINIGALKSGEDELVERDIRLVVEACHEHDALCKVIIETALLTDEEKVKACLLAKHAGADFVKTSTGFSKGGATIEDVALMRRVVGPEMGVKAAGGIRDAELARKLIAAGATRIGASVGVKIVQQARHPEPFQHLNPSRY